Proteins encoded by one window of Streptomyces sp. ALI-76-A:
- a CDS encoding ribbon-helix-helix protein, CopG family: protein MGTSVLSLRIDGELLERLRHHAAKRGMSVQDYVVRTLVRDDFDERFQTAVEETEKFYGVT from the coding sequence ATGGGGACCAGCGTGCTCAGCCTGCGGATAGACGGGGAGCTGCTCGAGCGGCTCCGGCACCATGCGGCCAAGAGGGGGATGAGCGTCCAGGACTACGTGGTCCGGACGCTCGTCCGCGACGACTTCGACGAGCGGTTCCAGACCGCCGTCGAGGAGACGGAGAAGTTCTACGGGGTCACGTGA
- a CDS encoding MarR family transcriptional regulator — MPDLTHGDDAAAVNSLRSAVMRLSRRLKHQRVDESLSPTEMSVLGTLSLCGKATPGELARKEHVQPPSMTRIVALLEAKGLVRLEPHPEDRRQKVVTKTEQAEAMLAESRRKRNAFLATLVDNLDEDEWATLRAAAPVLEKLAHL; from the coding sequence ATGCCGGACCTCACCCATGGCGACGACGCTGCCGCCGTGAACTCCCTGCGCTCCGCCGTGATGCGGCTGTCCCGTCGGCTCAAGCACCAGCGGGTCGACGAGTCGCTGAGCCCCACCGAGATGTCGGTGCTGGGCACCCTGTCCCTGTGCGGCAAGGCCACCCCGGGTGAACTCGCCCGCAAGGAGCACGTGCAGCCGCCGTCGATGACCCGCATCGTGGCCCTGCTCGAAGCCAAGGGGCTGGTCCGCCTGGAGCCGCACCCCGAGGACCGGCGCCAGAAGGTCGTCACCAAGACCGAGCAGGCCGAGGCCATGCTGGCGGAGAGCCGCCGCAAGCGGAACGCCTTCCTGGCCACCCTGGTCGACAACCTCGACGAGGACGAGTGGGCCACACTGCGCGCCGCCGCCCCCGTGCTGGAGAAACTCGCACACCTGTAA
- a CDS encoding MFS transporter has product MSTGPGADSAPAPATHDSPPAPDTPAAPDTPAAPDTPAAPEAPRRSSMFGSLKVRNYRLFFMGQVVSNIGTWMQRIAQDWLVLSLTGSSTAVGITTALQFLPMLLFGLYGGVLVDRLRKRPTLLVTQSAMALTAIALAVLTLSGHVQLWHVYVAAFAVGLATVVDNPARQSFVSELVGPGQLQNAVSLNSANFQSARLVGPAVAGLMITGVGTGYAFLFNGLSFIAPLTGLLLMRARELHAVERAPRGKGQLREGVRYVTGRPELIWPIVLVGFVGTFAFNFPVYLSAFADDVFHAGAGAYSMFNTLMAVGSVAGALLAARRGTARLRVLIGAAIVFGAVEILAAVTPALWLFALLMIPLGLFGMTVNVTTNTSIQLTTDPAMRGRVMALYMMVFLGGSPVGAPIVGWVTDTYGARVGLAAGGAVAAVAAAVIGLILARVGNLRLSVGWDGGQPRVRFVPRERREELTAAA; this is encoded by the coding sequence TTGAGTACGGGACCCGGAGCAGACTCCGCCCCCGCACCGGCCACCCACGACTCCCCACCCGCCCCCGACACTCCCGCCGCCCCCGACACTCCCGCCGCCCCCGACACACCCGCCGCCCCCGAGGCGCCCCGCAGGTCGTCGATGTTCGGCTCGCTGAAGGTCAGGAACTACCGCCTGTTCTTCATGGGCCAGGTCGTCTCCAATATCGGCACCTGGATGCAGCGCATCGCCCAGGACTGGCTGGTCCTCAGCCTCACCGGCTCCTCGACCGCCGTCGGCATAACGACCGCCCTGCAGTTCCTGCCGATGCTGCTGTTCGGCCTCTACGGCGGTGTCCTGGTCGACCGGCTGCGCAAGCGCCCCACGCTGCTCGTCACCCAGTCGGCCATGGCCCTCACCGCGATCGCCCTCGCCGTGCTCACCCTCTCCGGCCACGTCCAGCTCTGGCACGTCTACGTCGCCGCCTTCGCCGTCGGCCTCGCGACCGTCGTCGACAACCCGGCCCGCCAGTCCTTCGTCTCCGAACTGGTCGGCCCCGGGCAGTTGCAGAACGCGGTCAGCCTCAACTCGGCGAACTTCCAGTCCGCCCGCCTGGTCGGTCCCGCCGTCGCCGGCCTGATGATCACCGGCGTGGGCACCGGCTACGCCTTCCTCTTCAACGGCCTGTCCTTCATCGCGCCCCTCACCGGCCTGCTGCTGATGCGGGCACGTGAGCTGCACGCCGTCGAGCGCGCGCCGCGCGGCAAGGGGCAGCTGCGGGAGGGCGTCCGCTATGTCACCGGGCGGCCCGAGCTGATCTGGCCGATCGTGCTCGTCGGTTTCGTCGGCACGTTCGCCTTCAACTTCCCCGTCTACCTCTCGGCCTTCGCGGACGACGTGTTCCACGCGGGCGCGGGCGCCTACAGCATGTTCAACACGCTGATGGCCGTCGGCTCGGTGGCCGGCGCCCTGCTCGCCGCCCGGCGCGGCACCGCCCGGCTGCGGGTGCTGATCGGGGCGGCGATCGTGTTCGGCGCGGTGGAGATCCTGGCGGCCGTGACACCGGCGCTGTGGCTGTTCGCCCTGTTGATGATCCCGCTCGGGCTGTTCGGCATGACGGTCAACGTCACCACCAACACCAGCATCCAGCTGACCACCGACCCGGCCATGCGGGGCCGCGTGATGGCCCTGTACATGATGGTCTTCCTCGGCGGCTCCCCGGTCGGCGCTCCGATCGTCGGCTGGGTCACCGACACGTACGGCGCCCGGGTCGGCCTCGCGGCCGGCGGCGCGGTCGCGGCCGTCGCCGCCGCGGTGATCGGCCTGATCCTGGCCCGGGTCGGCAACCTGCGCCTGTCGGTCGGCTGGGACGGCGGGCAGCCGCGGGTGCGGTTCGTGCCGCGAGAGCGGCGGGAGGAGCTGACGGCGGCGGCGTAG